The following are from one region of the Salvia hispanica cultivar TCC Black 2014 chromosome 1, UniMelb_Shisp_WGS_1.0, whole genome shotgun sequence genome:
- the LOC125202573 gene encoding putative late blight resistance protein homolog R1A-10 produces MAAYAAAVSLKNTIRCILQSSRISLVPPFPQILHLAYEAMCRLQKVLLKLDDTGYNKIRTKVNALDEQIKVAIWEFEDLLESHFTHQILPQLERDHSSFSLDLQNLRESVDNFIERVAVMEEDYDIELLNMPEEESEPISSRIDFCGINSKMAGSCNCYKFTKDNILAEDQGICFSVIGMAGVGKTTLAKKLFDDPSIQTHFELRAWVKVGRKCESNETLKCILAQLDPNTRHQMLTQGEDDEDFEKLVGVLEERLKDKKCLIVMDDVWEWDRRLMDRFPKENVRVLLTSRLRMEGFPFLRMCKLDEKESKKLLGEKLFGEHGFPPHLEKLGEKIVKKCEGLPLLIVTVAELLSKEDMTTQYWTEVAEKQHNTVFMDAYDQISEVLYPSYEYLHQHLKMFFLYLGAYPPYIDIHKTEFEHQMIAEGFLEPIREHTIQEYIKNCLAILFDWYNLILHEGNLNSWFSQHKLCVHSCWQHVCKKEASKTKFLHVLKSCDEVMKDQRRLCVHRNTLFSFKEVYDSIKSDCASTARSLLCFGPYHNYPVPIHAMDFKLLKVLNAYSIRFYHIPLEILKLVCLKYLTITCDKELPNLISNLFHLQTLIIRRHNNIKRCGILSYMPVEVWGMQELQHLEVIGRDLPTPNFNATLEKLCCLCSVSVKSCTREILKRIPNLMILGILMELKPYDDGDASPLSGLDNISEELLNLGKLVYSVSNPEMKYECMVPLSMFSSSLFMLELSGLGCPWKHMNDIGSLLPNLRDLKLEHYAFRGPKWDIEYGCFKKLETLVIEDTDLVQWKALHGSLPMLRLLSIRHCYKLKQLDWMRDPSTATKTTIELVECSPLVAGSVWRLKKSLFKVLWYSSFL; encoded by the coding sequence ATGGCGGCTTATGCTGCAGCGGTCTCTCTCAAGAATACGATTCGGTGTATTCTACAATCGTCTCGCATTTCGCTGGTTCCTCCCTTTCCACAAATCTTACACCTGGCCTACGAGGCCATGTGTCGTTTGCAGAAAGTATTGCTGAAGTTGGACGACACAGGCTACAACAAGATAAGGACGAAGGTGAATGCTTTGGATGAACAAATCAAAGTGGCCATATGGGAATTCGAAGATTTACTCGAATCTCATTTCACCCATCAGATTCTTCCACAACTTGAGAGGGATCACTCGTCTTTCTCTCTAGATTTGCAGAATCTGCGAGAGAGTGTTGATAACTTCATCGAGAGGGTGGCGGTGATGGAGGAGGACTACGATATTGAACTGCTGAATATGCCTGAAGAAGAAAGCGAACCTATCTCCTCAAGGATTGATTTTTGTGGAATCAACTCAAAGATGGCTGGATCATGTAATTGTTATAAGTTTACCAAGGATAATATTCTTGCAGAAGATCAAGGAATTTGCTTTTCCGTTATTGGGATGGCAGGGGTTGGAAAGACAACTCTAgctaagaaattgtttgacgaTCCATCCATTCAGACACATTTTGAGCTTCGAGCATGGGTCAAAGTTGGCAGAAAATGTGAATCCAATGAAACATTAAAATGCATTCTAGCTCAACTGGATCCCAACACTCGCCATCAAATGCTTACCCAAGGAGAGGACGACGAAGACTTTGAGAAATTAGTTGGAGTCTTGGAAGAGAGATTGAAGGATAAGAAGTGTCTTATTGTGATGGACGATGTATGGGAATGGGACAGACGACTAATGGATAGATTTCCAAAAGAGAATGTCCGGGTCTTGCTTACAAGCAGGCTTAGAATGGAAGGATTTCCATTTCTAAGAATGTGCAAGTTAgatgaaaaagaaagtaagaaaTTGCTTGGCGAGAAGCTGTTTGGTGAGCATGGTTTCCCTCCTCATCTTGAGAAATTGGGAGAGAAGATTGTCAAAAAATGTGAAGGTCTTCCGCTTTTGATAGTCACGGTTGCAGAGCTTCTATCCAAAGAAGACATGACCACACAATACTGGACTGAGGTAGCAGAAAAGCAACATAATACAGTTTTCATGGATGCTTATGATCAAATATCAGAGGTACTCTATCCCAGCTATGAATACTTGCATCAACATTTGAAAATGTTCTTTCTCTATTTGGGAGCTTATCCTCCATATATTGATATCCATAAAACTGAATTTGAGCATCAGATGATTGCTGAAGGATTTCTTGAACCGATTAGAGAACACACTATACAAGAATATATCAAGAATTGCTTAGCTATTCTTTTTGACTGGTATAATCTTATTCTGCATGAAGGCAATTTAAATTCTTGGTTTTCACAACACAAGTTGTGCGTGCATTCTTGCTGGCAGCACGTGTGTAAGAAAGAAGCTAGTAAAACCAAGTTTTTGCATGTCTTAAAAAGTTGCGATGAAGTTATGAAAGACCAACGTCGGTTATGTGTCCATAGGaacactttattttccttCAAAGAAGTGTATGATTCAATAAAAAGTGACTGTGCATCTACTGCCCGTTCTCTCCTTTGTTTTGGTCCTTACCACAATTATCCAGTGCCAATTCATGCCATGGATTTCAAGTTGCTAAAGGTACTAAATGCATATAGTATCCGATTTTACCATATCCCACTTGAAATTCTGAAACTAGTTTGTCTGAAGTACCTTACCATAACTTGCGACAAAGAGCTCCCTAATTTAATATCCAACCTTTTTCACCTTCAAACGTTGATTATCAGAAGGcataataacattaaaagGTGTGGAATTTTGTCATATATGCCAGTGGAAGTATGGGGCATGCAAGAACTACAACATCTTGAGGTTATTGGAAGAGACTTACCAACCCCTAATTTTAATGCTACTTTGGAAAAACTCTGTTGTCTTTGTAGTGTGAGTGTAAAGAGTTGCACTagagaaattttgaaaagaatcCCGAATTTAATGATATTAGGAATTCTGATGGAGTTGAAGCCTTACGATGACGGTGATGCCAGCCCACTAAGTGGCTTGGATAATATCTCTGAAGAACTCCTGAATTTGGGGAAGCTTGTGTATTCTGTATCGAACCCTGAGATGAAATACGAGTGTATGGTTCCTCTTTCAATGTTCTCGTCAAGTCTGTTTATGTTGGAATTGAGTGGCTTAGGGTGTCCATGGAAGCACATGAATGATATTGGTTCGCTGCTGCCAAATCTTCGAGATCTCAAATTAGAACACTATGCCTTTCGAGGACCAAAGTGGGATATAGAATATGGTTGTTTTAAGAAACTTGAGACACTTGTAATTGAAGATACTGATCTAGTGCAATGGAAAGCTCTACATGGAAGCCTTCCAATGCTTCGCCTCCTAAGCATACGGCATTGCTACAAATTAAAGCAACTCGATTGGATGCGTGATCCTTCAACGGCCACAAAGACTACAATTGAATTAGTTGAGTGCAGTCCCTTAGTTGCCGGTTCGGTCTGGCGATTAAAGAAATCTCTCTTTAAAGTTCTTTGGtactcttcttttttatag
- the LOC125212921 gene encoding putative late blight resistance protein homolog R1A-10, with amino-acid sequence MAAYGAAASLKSTIQHILQSSRISLVPPSPQVLQPTYEAMVRLQKVLKKLDGTSCSKIRTKVNALDDRIKEVIWEFEDLLESLFTDQILPQLKGSGGLLAFSLDLQSLRESVDCFVERVKVMQAEYDIELLNMPEEEGQPVSSRIDCRGINSEMVGPSQPFRRVRGHLRRRLEFKDDSKNWLVVTGMAGVGKTTLVKKVFEDPVIQRHFELRAWVKVGRKCESNEILRCILAQLDPNTHEQMSDNKKFVGVLEERWKDKKCLIVLDDVWEWDARLMDDLRKENVRILLTSRIRMVESPIQQVLLLNLKDGKKLLSEKVFGEEGCPPHLDELGKKITIKCEGLPLMIVTVAELLSREEKTTKYWTEVAEKQHNSVFVDAYNQISEVLFPSYDHLPQYLKLFFLYFGSFPPYKNIILERFINLLSAEGFLEPNVKKTSRDYIMECSRQLDRYYHLVLLNSQIGSWFSPSACRVHSCWQHLCRKEASKIKFLHVLQSYHDDMKDQRRLCAHSHMLFSLKQVHDSIKSDCASTTRSFLCLGPYYKYPVPIHALNFKLLRVLDAFPVRFYNFPLEILKLVCLRYLALTCNQDLPMSISNLFLLQYLIMEPHLYIKKRGVVSYMPAEIWDMQELQYIEVRGRDLPAPTSNASLDKLSILCGVSEKSCTKEILQRIHNLKKLGIQVELEPDDDSNRFSGLDYTLEELHNLETLFISVRNSVTKYECMVPLSMFPSSLKKLVLYGTRCPWKHMNDIGSLLPNLMQLKLHMYACQDLEWDIESRCFLKLMTLVIEDTDIVRWRAQHGRLPMLNLLSIRHCYKLQQLDWTSDPSMVRTLNIELVECNPLAVASAKQLKPESLFKVRCHSTF; translated from the coding sequence ATGGCGGCTTATGGTGCAGCGGCTTCTCTTAAGAGTACGATTCAACATATTCTACAATCGTCTCGGATTTCGCTGGTTCCTCCCTCTCCACAAGTCTTACAACCAACGTACGAGGCCATGGTTCGCTTGCAGAAAGTTCTGAAAAAATTGGACGGGACGAGCTGCAGCAAGATCAGGACGAAGGTGAATGCTTTGGATGACCGAATCAAAGAGGTCATATGGGAATTTGAAGATTTACTAGAATCTCTTTTCACGGATCAGATTCTTCCACAACTAAAGGGCTCCGGAGGTCTCTTGGCTTTCTCTCTAGATCTGCAGAGTCTGCGGGAGAGTGTTGATTGCTTCGTTGAGAGGGTGAAGGTGATGCAGGCGGAGTACGATATTGAACTGTTGAATATGCCCGAAGAAGAAGGCCAACCTGTTTCCTCAAGAATTGATTGTCGTGGAATCAACTCTGAGATGGTTGGACCATCTCAACCATTTAGACGAGTGAGGGGTCATCTGAGACGCCGGTTAGAATTCAAAGATGATTCTAAGAATTGGTTAGTGGTTACTGGGATGGCAGGGGTTGGAAAGACAACTCTTGTAAAGAAAGTGTTTGAGGATCCCGTGATTCAGAGACATTTCGAGCTTCGAGCATGGGTCAAAGTAGGCAGAAAGTGTGAATCCAATGAAATATTACGATGCATTCTAGCTCAACTAGATCCCAACACTCATGAGCAAATGTCTGACAACAAGAAATTTGTTGGAGTCTTGGAAGAGCGATGGAAGGATAAGAAATGTCTTATTGTGTTGGACGATGTATGGGAATGGGATGCACGACTAATGGATGACTTGAGAAAAGAGAATGTCCGAATCTTGCTTACAAGCAGGATAAGAATGGTAGAGTCCCCAATTCAACAAGTACTCTTGTTGAATCTTAAAGATGGTAAGAAATTACTTTCTGAGAAGGTGTTCGGTGAAGAGGGTTGTCCACCTCACCTTGATGAATTGGGAAAGAAGATTACCATCAAATGTGAAGGTCTTCCACTTATGATAGTCACAGTTGCTGAGCTGCTTTCTAGAGAAGAAAAGACCACAAAATATTGGACTGAGGTGGCTGAAAAACAACATAATTCAGTGTTTGTGGatgcatataatcaaatatcgGAGGTACTTTTCCCAAGCTATGACCACTTACCTCAATATCTAAAACtgttttttctctatttcggATCTTTCCCTCCttacaaaaatatcatactagAACGCTTCATCAATCTGTTGAGTGCTGAAGGGTTTCTTGAACCGAATGTAAAGAAAACTTCACGAGATTATATTATGGAATGCTCGAGACAGCTTGATCGCTATTATCATCTGGTTCTATTAAACTCACAAATAGGATCTTGGTTTTCGCCGAGTGCATGTCGTGTGCATTCTTGCTGGCAGCATTTGTGTAGGAAAGAAGCTAGTAAAATCAAGTTTCTTCATGTCTTACAAAGTTACCATGATGATATGAAAGACCAACGTCGGTTGTGTGCCCATAGTCACATGTTGTTTTCATTGAAACAAGTGCATGAttcaataaaaagtgattGTGCATCCACCACCCGTTCTTTCCTTTGTCTTGGTCCTTACTACAAATATCCGGTGCCAATACATGCCTTGAATTTCAAGTTGCTTAGGGTACTAGATGCTTTCCCAGTTCGATTCTACAACTTCCCACTTGAAATTCTTAAACTAGTTTGTTTGAGGTACCTTGCCCTAACTTGCAACCAAGACCTCCCTATGTCCATATCCaatctttttctccttcaataCCTAATTATGGAACCGCATTTGTACATTAAAAAACGTGGAGTTGTGTCATATATGCCAGCGGAAATATGGGACATGCAAGaactacaatatattgaggtGAGGGGAAGAGACCTACCAGCCCCTACTTCTAATGCTAGTTTGGACAAGCTCTCCATTCTATGTGGTGTGAGTGAAAAGAGTTGCACTAAAGAAATTCTCCAGAGAATCcacaatttaaagaaattaggTATTCAAGTGGAATTGGAGCCTGATGATGATAGCAACCGATTCAGTGGCTTGGATTATACCTTGGAAGAACTCCATAATTTGGAGACACTTTTCATAAGTGTGCGGAATTCTGTGACGAAGTATGAATGTATGGTTCCTCTTTCAATGTTTCCATCAAGTCTGAAAAAGTTGGTTTTGTATGGCACAAGGTGTCCATGGAAACACATGAATGACATTGGTTCGTTGCTACCAAATCTCATGCAACTCAAGTTACACATGTATGCTTGTCAAGATCTAGAGTGGGATATAGAATCAAGGTGTTTTTTGAAACTTATGACACTTGTAATTGAAGACACTGATATTGTGCGATGGAGAGCTCAACATGGACGCCTTCCTATGCTTAACCTCCTAAGCATACGGCACTGCTACAAATTACAACAACTCGACTGGACTTCTGATCCCTCAATGGTCAGAACACTTAACATTGAATTAGTTGAGTGCAATCCATTAGCTGTCGCATCTGCCAAGCAATTGAAACCGGAATCTCTCTTTAAAGTTCGTTGCCACTCTACCTTTTGA